DNA sequence from the Parambassis ranga chromosome 1, fParRan2.1, whole genome shotgun sequence genome:
AGTTAGCTCTAGTACCTCCTCCAGGTGTGAGGAGGCTGCTCCCACacaacctctgacctctgcaaCCCAGTGAGTCACCGCCGCCCAGCCTCAGACGGCCGTGTGGACCGAGAAGCACAATCATTTTCTTCGTCCTGTCATCTCTACGGACTCTGGCTAGGACAGACATAACTCAGTCAGACAGGGGAGACAGACAGATAAGCATATTGcttgcaaaataaaaataaaaaataagcacATTAACTGTCTGACGGGCAAACAGACAGTTAGATAGACAGACAAGCTACATGCTGATGAGACACCGGAGAGAATTTTTAAAAGCACATGGACAGACGGGCCCGTttctgagtctgtctcactcCTGCAATGTCAAAAGGATGCATTTTTCCAGTCAGAGCGTAGCCTCTATTTCTCTTCTGTATGAGTGGAGGATTGTTGTTAACTGGACttcctgacctgtgtgtgttgtctctgttcatgttgttgttgttgctgttgccgttattgttgttgttgttgttgttgtttacgaGCGCGTGTAGTCCCTGCTAATGCTCATGTCAATGTCCTTCCACTCGTACAGTACTTATTCTCATGATCAGAAAGATGACATAGACATTTGTCCATGAattctgagacacacacacacacagacacacattataTTGGTTTTGGTCTTGCTGATTTTCTGCTTTGTTGGTGTTTAGCTCCAACTTTGAGGGTTTGCTTggaaaataatacacacacacaaacatacatgacacacacatacaatatatTCCCCTTGTCCTGCTGCAGTGAACAGTGTTTTAAAAGATAATCCTATATTTCAATGCTTTATATAGTACATCcagtatacatacatacatagagTTTATAATATACCTGGGTATTTGAGCTTTTAGAGCTCCCTCTAGTGTTGGTTAGTGAAACTGCCTCTGATTGCCCACCTTGTCTCCCCCTTCATTTTTATCTCCCTCTGTTTCGTTAACTCTGCATCTCTCTGTGCCTTGGTAGTGCTCTTTCATATATTTAGTTTCGCCACTGTTTAATGGTTTTTCTGGTTCCTGACAAactccctgtgtgtctgtgtgatgtcaaACGTAGCTTCTAGGTTGAGCTGTGAGTCCTGTATGATCTCTAAAATCAATTAAAACTGTCTGCAACCTCCAGTAAGCATTGAGAAGCCTTGTGCGAGCCCATGTAAGCCTGGCTCTGCTCCTTCCTGGGTCCTCGGATTTTTTTAGTGGTCCCCCCCCTCTTTCATGTGAGCCAGACAGTGGATCGACCACCAGTGTTCATCCCAATGAAGAGTCCACTTGTATTTTTATGCTCTTTGAAAACAAAGATATATTTGAGAGACAGATGGATCtatgtgaataataataataataataataataataataataataataaacagtaataataatattgataatTCTAGACACTGAATTGAGGTGAGCTGATTGAGCCTGTACATTTATGGTTGAGTTCTGGATGTGTTGTGACGGCTGTTGTGCAATGGTTGGGTTTaggttgtgtttctgctgtgacgATGCATTCCTGTACAGCTGTGAtcagaataaatgtataaattaaaTCTCATATGACTCTTTAAATGTGATTCTTTGACATCACACAGGCAAGGATCGATAGAAACAttattgcaaaaacaaaaatactccTGTGTCACTTCATCCATATGTGATTGTTGGACACATAATACAAATTCTCTCGCTTGTATAATTGATTGAAAAAAGTAATTACATTAACCAGTTAGGCTATTAATATTTTCCCACTACAGTAGACAGTAAATATGAGTTAATGCTACCACCAAATACCCTTTTCTCAATGagattttttacattttaatcgtaataatgtaataaatatgttattgttgctgaaaaatgaaaaaaaaaacgccaaCTCCCATAATGCTTTGCTGGCGCGGGCGCGCTTTGGCTCATGGGAAATATAGGCGTTCAACGCTAGCAAACATTTTGCTGTTTTATCTTCGTTAAACAGCCTGTTTTTCCAAGAAGAAATGTCCTGCACACCGGGAAATACAAAAACATTGACAGCGGGTGTTGAATTGCTAAACAGCTCAGTCCCAGATGCTACACTAAAAGAGGTAGCCCCGTGGCTAATAGCTAGCCCAGGAAGGGGCGGGACCACGGAGGAAGCCGTGTGTATATAAAGACTGGctctgcagcaggaagtcctctttcTTGGATGTCCTGTAGAAGCAGAAGATCGATAACTTGTGTCTTCTTCATacaaaacaacatggcagcaaaTAAAAAGACGAAACTCGCCCGTTTTCTGTCGCCCGGTGGATCAAAGACGTCTGACCGCACAGGAGTGAAATAAGTGAGTATAACGtccacaggaggaggacagcgtGCTGAGACAACACGTGGCACAGCTACCAGCCTGCAAACACTGCTGGAGTAGCTCCCGCTAAATAACCAATTCAAAGATTTTAACTTAAAATTTGCATTTAAATCTAAAGTCAGGAATTCTCAGTATTTGGAGAGAACCAGTTACACAAAGTCTGCATCGACCACGTGGTTACACTTCAGAAAAGAACTCTTGTATTTAATTATAAAACATAATAACTCTGACCATGTGTCTGTCTGATCTTCACAGCCATCAGAGTTGGACGCGCATGCACAGACAAGTGAATGATGGGTTTAGCAGACTGAAGGCTGGACCATGTGCTGCTGGGTCCGTTTAATGGGCAGTGTGACGGTCCTGACGGTGAAGTCCGTGTGGGACAGCAGGTGAGTCATATGTTACTTTGCACCATAATCTGCATCAGCCAGtgaggacaaaataaaacaaacttttcTGACACCTACTATGAGAGCTGAACTCCAGCTCCTGATTCTAACTTTGATCTGAGGCTGCTTATTAACATTCAGGAAGGCTAAACTTCAAGTTTCCACTTGACTAAACTCAATCCAAACTGTTTATAGATGAGACTGAGCTGGAAGAGGATGGCTTTGACCAGATGTAAGAGGACTGATGATGCTGCTCACATTAAAGGTGAGTGTTCACTCCTCTGCTGTACACATCCTCCAACCCCTCTTAGACTGGCATATTCACCCGTTTCTGTCTTTCAGGTGGGACATGAGTGACGAGCTGAGCCGGATGCCTGCATGACGATGGGGGCAGGCTGGATTTGAATGAAGTGACATTTTATATTGTCGCTGAATAAACGTTGTGATCAATGGTCTGTGTGGTATGTGACGTCATTTGTATTGGCTGGTGAACATGTGACCTGATGatcattaaaatgaatttgTACTCGCTGAATGATTTAATGGTGTGtttggccaaaaaaaaatgaaatggtgAGCATGAAGTGATTTTCAGGCTTAACCTGGAATATTTTATATTAAGGGTTGGATTTAATCTTAATTTAATGAGTCTTGTACTCATCAGCATAAAAATCTTAACGATGGCTGCTATAGTGTCACGTTTTAATCAGATTGTGGCCCTAAAAGAAGAGTTGGAGGCTTCTAGGGGTTATTCCCAAAAAAAGGGGGACTGAGGAAAGCCCAGATTATCAGTACTCTAAAGAAATCGGATCCAGTAGAGGAGACAGAGTGTGATGCTCAGTCTCGGAGGACAGAACCCGCCTCCGCTCATCTGAATGGAAAATTaacttcctgctgttttcccTTTGGAGCGCGTCCTCATTTGCGTTATTTCCTGGTTCTGCTCGGTCTCTGCGTGTCCGGATTTCCATACAGGTGCGCCTGCGGCTCCAGCCCTCGTTTGCCTGTCAAATCCCGGAGGTGAGGCTGCTTTCCCTCCGCCCTGCGCATCCCGCATCCAGTCAGCGGCAGAGAGGAGCGTAGGGGAGTGCCTCTGCGCCGCGGACACAcgcagcctcctcctcccccactctCACTGAAGCCGGACTCTTCTGCCGGGTAGTACGCCACACAGTCGCCACTCTCAGCGGTCACTGCCGCCGTGAAAGCCCAGAGTACACCCTCTATCCGCCGGCTGCGCATCAAATCGACCAGCGGTCCTCTCCGGTAGGCCTGACGGTAAGAGTGTCATTTTGTTGAGAGGTTTTCTGTCTTTCCATCCGTTCATCATCACGACACATCCGCGTCTGTGCTGATGTTGTTTAAGGTAAACAATGGCACCTTTACTCGATGTATTCTCACGCAAAGCAACGTTTATGTCACACGAGACTGTAAATATGAGAAAATGGGAGAATCATCTCAGCTAGCAGTGATGGAGAGGGACGGCACTTCAACACGTTTGGAGGATATTATATTTCATGATGAGGGCCTTTACGTGGAGCATCTGGCCGCGGGATGGAtgctggaggaggaagcaggCACCGGGCGGCCGACCTACTTAGACCCATTAAAATGATGACGAGAtgggagatgaggaggaggaggaggaggaaggagacagcAGATAGAGAGGGACTGAAGTGGTCCACGGCTGGTTTCAACTCTCTCGTCCTGCTGTAATATAGCAGGGTGGGGCAGAGTTTACAATGATAAGAGACAAAGCAGACACTAAGCTGGATAACCtcaagttagaaaaaaaaatccttaaacTCTGTctaagttttattttgtagtcactGCCATTGTAACCCTCTATTATTTATCAGGTTTGCTTTGCAGAATAAGGCAACCTACAGTACCACCACCACATacatttgttttacattaaaaagaCGAAATAATATTAATGATTGTTAAAATGTTGTATTCCAGACTTTTGCCATTTCCTGCTTAAAGGGAAAGTTCACCTACTACACTAGTGTTCACCCCATCGTTAATAAGAAGATAAATTATGAACCACTCCAGGAGAGGCAAGGGTTAACAAGAGAGGAAGATAACGAGACAAAAATGAACTCTCCGACTCTAACTGGTTTTTACCTGCTGCTTAAAGACTCTAAATATTGACACACTTCATCCTGAAAATCCCAACGTGTAGATTAGAGCTGTGTGTTTCCTAAACTGAACCATGTCTGCAGAATCGAATGGTAGAATCGAATGGCAGAATCGAAGTATTTGGCGTGGAAGTGACCTCAGTGTATCTGAAGCTGTGACCATCCAACCCactccagctgtgttttttcagtctgttttgtgtgtgtgtgtgaacagcaaAGGCATCATGGAGGAGTTAGATGTCCCACAGATGAGGAGAGAAGTGGAGAGCCTTCAATATCAGTTGGCAATCAACAGAGAGAAATCCTCCATCACTGTTACCGAGTGAGTGTTtactatatacacacacacacgttccctTCAAGACTCACAGTGGTGCTAatagtgcgtgtgtgttttgttgcaggCTGGTGAAGTGGATTGAGGGCTGTGTTTGTGATGATCCATTTCTGAACCCTGAGCTGATGAGAGCCAACCCCTGGGTGGAGAAGGGCAAGTGTGTGATCCTTTAATGatcacacacgcatgcacacacacacaatcacggATGCATACAATCAGTCATACAAGAATAATACACTCCTACATAGCCATGCTGCACTAACTCGCACTCTttctcttgcacacacacattttttatgtttatttatttgaagaCTCTTGAATGCTGttactttatgtgtgtgtgtgtgtgtgtgtgtgtgtgtacagcactGAGTAGCTTTCTATAGGTTTGTTTTGATCGGACTGCTGAGCAACGTTCAACAACACGTTTTTATTGGCTCTTAACACTGTCAATCCAAATAAAGACTGTTTTGAATGAACAAGGAGAGTTGTGGATTGATTGTTGGATGTTTTCAtacaacacaagaaaaacaaaagcagctaaaaaataaagacataaacCTACGACTGTGTGCTACAGTAGTTCTCTGATATACACATTCCGTCTGACAGCGTTGGACATGCCCTCATTGAAGCGGAACCACACGTCACTGTTTCCCACTGCTGTTCCCATAGCCTGAACTGCACACTTCTCACCTACAGGGAAGTAGAGAAGAAAAATGTTGTCAGACCTAACAAACCAAACATACTACAGAGTTTTAAAGCCTGAATAATTATTCAAATGGTTGCTGATTAATATAGTTAACCAATGATTCATCTGTAATTTAAGAACAATAAACTGGTAACCTCGCAGAGATCAGTCACTTGCTGGGTTATTGGATAAATCACAGGCTAGATTCAGGCTGCTTCTGTTGTCAGCACAAACCACCATCAAGCCTGTAACACATCCCTAGCTGCTGGTACGTATTTTCTTACATGACAGTGATTGGTCTGAATCACAGTGGTTGGTCCACAAGGGTGCAGCTTGAAGCCTGGCATGATGGACCGCCTTATGTGATCACTCAAATCTCAGGAGAAACCAGCTACCTGGCCTATAAACACACTGCTTCTCCAATGGGAGGATTTGCACCTTTTAATACATGTTAATatttgaaaatataaaaaaattgtGCTGTTCAAACAGGGCTGGCCTTGGAATGGACTTTTGGGAACCTTTAATGGTAATTTTATTTAACGTTCCTGACAACCTTGCAAAAACAGGAGATACGTTGTGAACATGTCTTCATCCACTGGCATTTCTACCCAAACAGATGAGAAAATACCAGCATTGTTATTTAAAGGGCACAGCTATGGATTATGTTCAAAGTGAAGATAATATGGTTTAAGTTGAAAAAGACTCGTTTAGCTTGTTTTTAGCGTCAAATTCTACACAAAGCTTTTGACAACTACAAACACATGAAAGCAACTTCCAGTAATCCCCTTAAATTATAAATCTAATTCTGGGCCCCAATGATGTAAACTCAGCTGAAAAGTCAAGTTCAGTTCTAACATAGCGGCTTTAACCACCAGAGCATGGATGGGTCAGAACTGAATGTCTCAAATAATGTTAGAAAGTGATCATGCACTCAAACAAAGAACTAGATAATTAACAACAGAAGCAGGACACAGGATTTGTGCCTATTTTAGTTCGTTGAAGCCTGACATCCTGCTTTGACCTACAAACAGCCACAGCTCTGTATTACAGGATGGTGAATTCTTGTACGCACCGTTTTCAGAAAGGTTATTGATTTTAATAGGTCCACTTGTAGGGTGGAGGTGTAATGCCTTTTAACCCAGCAGTGATGTTTGGTTCCTGTAGCACAAAGCTGGTGACAGGCTAAGCACAATGACTACCCTGAGGAGTGGATTTTGCCTCTTTACTGACTACAGGAATAGTAAAAACTTAGAAAGACAAGTACTGTGGGCAGTGTTATTCTTTTTACTGGATAAAATATGAAGACTGTTCATGATATTTGCTGCAGTACAAATAGAAAGAGAGGTGGTGTGTATGAAAATGAGGTGGCACTGCTGCTGGCAGTCCAGATCTACTTCCTGCTGCCTGCCACGAGAGCACCAATTTAGAAGCATTACATAACATGCATCAGTTAtcacctcctgtgtgtgtttggacctGATGTGCCTTGAGGCGTCATTTACCTAGACAGCCTGTGTTCTCCAGAGGTTCAGAAAAATGAAACCACACAGTCTCTACAGTACCTGTTTCTGAGCTCGGCTGGGGTGTCTGAGGTTTGGGAGCAACAGCTCGACCGAAGAAGTCCACCTCTGGCTATAGGACACAAACAAAGAGTGAAGAATGACAAGTTAAACAGGAACTTTATGAAACACTGTCCTCATTAACAAGGTCAATATCAACGAACATTCACTCCACCTCTCATTAGCCTAATTTTCTACTTTCACCATTAGGGACCATCACCCAGTGGCTTCTCATTATCCTCATTCTGCCCTCTAGAGGTTAAATCACTTCACTACTGAACTATTATAAAGAAAAGGGTCTTTTGTTCAGTGCAAATTGGCAGCTCCTCTCTGGCTCCCCCTGCAGGCATTAAATAACATATACACcagaggggaaaaagagaaaaggtgtCTTGTTCAAATAATGTAGATCACAATCTGTCTTCATGATGGACTGATGAACTGggaacacaaacaacactgtCACTAAAGAGTTGTTTTAATGTGGCCTATTGACTATCACAGAGCAAAGttagcttttgtgtgtgtgttttcgtgTCTCACCCTTGTCTCCACTGTTGTCTGCTTGACAATGTTCTCCAGCCTCTGCTGATGGTTCCTGGTTGGTTTAGGGCCAgaactctttttttcttccgctTTCTGCATCACACAGCAGATTATAAATACATTAGATTATTAACACACCCAGTGACCTTATTGTTTGCAGGCTGCACTGTATACAACCCCACAATCTGTTGGCTTAAACACATTGTGATATCTCACAACAGCAGGGTTCCTCTGCAGCATCAGCTGCTCggccctcctcatcttctcTTGCTCCATCTCTCTGCTGATGGTTTGCTTCGCCTGATACGTCAGCTGGCGGCGGGGAGGCAGGCCTGCAAATTTCACCACGTCCTCAACAcgcctggaaacacacacagacaaaaacagctcAACAAAACACATGACGGTAGTtacttacacacaaacacactcataatgtgaaacaaaataacaaaaagctTCCACTCTGGGTGTCATAGTTTATGTTTTCCAGAATAAAACCCTGAGTCGGTCATTCTCTAAAACCTTAATCCTCTTACTGCTGATCTCTACCTCaatccaacacacacatcagagctCTCACtgtcaatataaataaaatgaaaaaagtagCATAGTGCATTCACCTTTATCACAAGAAGATATCACAAAAATATACAACATAGAATTATGCAGCTAATATTGAAAAGTATAAACTGTTTAGATTGATTGAAATCTCTATTTTAGAACAAGCACAGTACCATTTTCAACTGTAGTGACTGCATTCACATATCCATCATCCACAGAACACTGAGGATATTTCAACAAAGCAGACAGAAGTAAATTACGAACAACAGTTTTAAGACAGATGATGAATGaattcttctctttttctttgtccAATCAACAATAGTTCAAAATAGGCACAGTCCAATCATATACTCTGGAACGGGGTGCATCTGCTTTTTAGTTAACATCCAAAACTGTTGTCCTGCGTGTTTATCCATCAGAGAGTGGTGTTGTGGTGTGCCTGTGAGGGCAGGTACAGGAAGGTGTAgatgaggagaagcagcagcagggctaACACTAGAGGCAGACACCAGTCGTTGGTGACCAACACTTTGTCACAGCGAGCCTGCAGGAAGGAGCCCCCCTGGCTGTCTGGCCGCTCCACGACCTGGGCCGGCATGATTACCGTAACAAGCTTGTTATGCCACTCTAACGATGTCAGTGTATTGTGTCCGCAGCCAGTAGTCACAATAATGAAGGCCAGCCATAAAAAAAAGCTCTCCTCCAAATTAAAGTGTAGTCCTCTCTTTTATTCAAACACTCCTCGGTCACTCCAGCTTAACCTATCCATCGACCTGTACACCACAGACAGCTTTCACTGTTTGCTACCCTGCTCAAAGACCACAACCATCACACACTCTCACCAGGTGTTTAGAGGATTATTCTCTAAGCCTTCAAGCAGAGAAACCACAGAGTGGACAAGAGCAGTGACCTTCAacactccacaaacacacatctgctcCGCATGTGGCCACTGGACAGTAGAGTGAGTGTGTAAGTAAGCAGGTAACTGTTTATACAGCACctttcactgataaaatcacaagGTGCTTTACAAAgtgaattaaaacaaaaaaaaacatttaaaacaattaTCGAACaatagttaaaaaaacacaacaaaacagagtCAACTAAAAGTGTCTTGGGCTTCTCTTTAAAACAATcggtcacacacagagagaggggcagAGCGTTCTGAAGTCTGGGGGCCACTGCCTGAAAGGAGTGGTCTCCCTGGGTTTTAAGACGAGTTTTATGGACCGTAAGGAGGTTCTGGTGTGAGGATCGAAGACTGCGGCCAAAAGAAGTAACATACTAGCATGTCTGTGACGTActggggtgtttgtgtgtgtgtacttacgGCTCCAGTACATAGGTGTACTGCCCCTCAGGTGTGCGGTCCTGCCTGTATGAAAGGTTGTAGGCCAGCATCGTGTTGATCAGCTCACGCATCTGCtccttttctctgctgctgaacagCTGTGGATTTACCTGGAACAGGATCATTACATCCCCCAATTAATGAAACAAACTTTCACTATTACACTATtaaattttcttttgtttgtttaatggaGATGAACAGGTGAAACCACTATAGCTAGTGCACAGGTTTATTTACTCACAGGCCGTAGTTTGGGGCAGATGATGTCAAGGAGCAGTGTGAGAATATCAAGTGTTAAGCTGAGCTGGCTGATCCTTGTTCTGATGCTTGCTGGGATGTCCACCAACATTGTGGACAATGCATTCCTGCTACTGACGAGACGAGAGGTGGCCTGGGGAGGACATGACTCAGTGATGATGTCGgaactgtgttttttctttgcgTCATTAAATAACTACATGTTTCCCAACACCTGTATATGTAGAAGATTAGTACCTCATGGTGGCTGTGGGGATAGCTGATGCGCGGCACGTGAGTgtgagcaaacaggaagtgaaatgtGATGGCCAGGAAGGGCAGGTATTTCATCAGAGTGAAGTTCTGTCCGTGCATGATCACTTGGTTCAACCTGTCTGAGAACGACAGCCAGTCcagagcctcacacacactctgtaggTTGGGATCCCTCACACGCATGGACAGATAATTATCATACAGACCCTGAGAAAGAAACACATAAATTAACAATGTACAGCaactttattgttttttcatacacttgttacagtttttttagtTTAGATCACCTGTGAAACCTTTTCATACTCTCCACTAGATGAGGCCAGATGTAGAATGTGCTGGAACCGCTGAGCTCCACTTCCTGAACCCACCAGCTCCTCAAATCCTTCACCAATACGCTTCCTGAAAACACAAATTACTGTGCTTATTCAACATCCAGTTAGTGCAGACCTGATGAACAGTATCAAGTAACCCCGGCCCGATACCGTTTGATTCGTGGTAACTGGAAGATCTCCTGCCACAGATGGAACAGGCCTTTGTGCTGATCCTTCTGccccacagagacagactgaatTGTCTTGGTATCCAACTGCTTGTGTCCACGGCCATGGAGAAACTGCACAGCCAAGAAAACAATTATAATGGATACTACTCATGTTATATACCTGAAAGCCCCCACTTTACAGACCTGTAGTGTGTTGATGCAGGATCGGATATCATTGTCCGTCTTCTCACAAAGTGACATCAGAGTGCCTGTGTCCACTTTCAGGCCCTGCTGGAGAGAGATCTGAAAACAAAACGTTTAGACATGATTATCAATGCCTGTGCACTTCTTCTTGAAtgagtatgtgtctgtgtgtactgaCCTCAGCCAGTCTCTGTGTAAGGCGGGAAGGCTGTGTTTGAGGGAAAGTCAGGAGGAATGCCTGCTGCCTGAGAGGTCTGAGAGCAGGCACATAACTAAAGACAAACGAGAAATATTCAAGGactgtattattacactgccaCCATGATGCTTCTGTTACCCATCGCTGTGTCTCTTACAGGTCATTGCAGATGCAGATTATAGGTCGAAGAAGGATGggctccttcttctttttctttttggtcCCCTCAGGACCGGCCTCCCCACCATGTCCATCTTTCCTGTTTAGAACTGCTAAGAGTATGTTGATGGCAGCCTGCAGAGCACCACACAGGAGGTCAAAACACTCAGTGCATTACACTTATTTAGCCAGACTCTAAAAACCACGAGCAGAACGTACCGCGGGTGCTCCATCAATCTCATCAATAATGAGGCAGTTGGGCCTCTCATTGGCTCCTAACACTGACTTCATCTGTGTTGCTGTGTCAATGCGTTTCTGGAAAACTTCTGCACTACGATCATCACTGCAGGAACATCAATAGCACCAATAAGGTTATAACAGAAGATTAAACTAACATCAATTTTaattttgattttgtttgtctAACCTGGCATTGATTTCCACCACATTGTACCCAGCATGCTTTGCTATGACATGAGCCAATGTGGTCTTTCCTAAACCTGGAGGACCAGACAGCAACGCCACCTATAGAAAGAATATAAATCAATATTGTTATAATTTATATAACAAATAAGGTCATTCATTTGAAACAGACAGGGCACTGTAGCTGTCCAACCTTGAATTTGGGCCGTTTATACTGGTCCAGTTCggcctccagcagctcctcagtcaCCTCGACTTTGCTCTTAAAGCGATTTTGATTCTGATTTCCTTGATTGGGTTTGAATGAGTTCTGATTGGGGGCCTGTCTCTCAGTCCTAGCAGGGCGGGACCTCCTCTCTCGCCCAAACACTACAGTGTCCCAAAGCTTCAACCACTTGAGCAGACAGCGGTTGGTAAACTGTAAAGGAACAGGTATTCATCAAGTTATTCATTTATACAGAAAGCACAAAGTACTGGTGTCATAATGAAACTATACATCACTTACATCGTCACTGAGAAGCTCCGTGTAGTGGTGTGGAGAAAATCTGTCCACCCACAGTCGAGACCTTCTACCCTCCGTGTCTTCGGGATCCTCatgttcctcttcttctgtgttttcagcATCAACCAACACATCATTCACACTGCTGAAATATGACACAAATCCAAAATGTTTAGTTAAAACTCTGTAGAATGTGCCTCATTTTAATTTTGacatgtgtgtctgagagagaaacagatgaCTTACCGGGTCAGCAGCTCTGTAAGACGCTGTGATTCCTCTACAACCTGCtggtgatgctgcagcattttgaataaagagaaaatatttaaaaataaaacaacttaaCTGGCTCAcggttatttttttatgttgagTAATTAGAAGATATTACTTATAATATAGGATGCCTGATATCTTATGGGTCCATAAATAACAAATATGAGTCTGATTACAGGCTTCTGTCATGTTCTCACAtcgaacatgtttttttttttttttccccaaatgtgtgtgtatgtgtgtctctccaAAGAGCGTTAACCTGAGAGGACTAGAGCCAAACCTGATAAGTAACATGTCCAGATGAGGAGTTACtcaccctctctgcctcctgttCTCTCAGCACTCCTATTGGTACTGCCAGCAGCCCCAGGCCACCCTGGGCATTTGGTACTATTCTGGAGTCAACTCTCTGGTGACACAAAGTGAAACACTTTGGCCAAAAATACAGTAGTGGCCACAAGAAAATTGCAGTAAAAGAGGGTTTTCAGGGCAATTTTCTGCCCAACATTACATGAATAATAGAGCTTTAACCTTTGTTCctgtgtcttctttctgtcttaGGTAGACACGACATCCTGCTGAGTCTGTCACACTGATGTAGTCTCCCTCTAAAGGGGGTCGTTTCAGCACATGCAGGGAAGCTAGCGCAGTAGTGTGAGGTCGCCTAGGTGTCTCTGGGATTGCTGCAAAGCCACTAATATCAAGCAAAGCAGAAGCAGACCTAGCAGAAGCATAcctacagaaacacaaacatgtccaTGTTGATCAATAAAATCAATAGTTATATAATTTTTTTGTGGCAGTGAAACCAAAGGTTAAATGTTTTAGTATGTGTAAAatataaaagtgtttttacatgttgtgttttgtttgcatcaCAATACCTTCCCTTTTCTAACTTACTGAGATATTGCAGCCTGTTTATCAATGAATGCGCTGACAAATACAAtttcttcatt
Encoded proteins:
- the LOC114437178 gene encoding guanine nucleotide-binding protein G(I)/G(S)/G(O) subunit gamma-13-like, yielding MEELDVPQMRREVESLQYQLAINREKSSITVTELVKWIEGCVCDDPFLNPELMRANPWVEKGKCVIL
- the chtf18 gene encoding chromosome transmission fidelity protein 18 homolog, with amino-acid sequence MDEYDELFEIQDDFEDQYADELDALAQMEAEKSSKPLIRHNGATGDDISDIEHLLDDQPMTPKAKRQKQDTGVAKRLFDGSQIQQSKVLSQNDDITPPSSPEQYEPRQAVRYASARSASALLDISGFAAIPETPRRPHTTALASLHVLKRPPLEGDYISVTDSAGCRVYLRQKEDTGTKRVDSRIVPNAQGGLGLLAVPIGVLREQEAERHHQQVVEESQRLTELLTRSVNDVLVDAENTEEEEHEDPEDTEGRRSRLWVDRFSPHHYTELLSDDFTNRCLLKWLKLWDTVVFGRERRSRPARTERQAPNQNSFKPNQGNQNQNRFKSKVEVTEELLEAELDQYKRPKFKVALLSGPPGLGKTTLAHVIAKHAGYNVVEINASDDRSAEVFQKRIDTATQMKSVLGANERPNCLIIDEIDGAPAAAINILLAVLNRKDGHGGEAGPEGTKKKKKKEPILLRPIICICNDLYVPALRPLRQQAFLLTFPQTQPSRLTQRLAEISLQQGLKVDTGTLMSLCEKTDNDIRSCINTLQFLHGRGHKQLDTKTIQSVSVGQKDQHKGLFHLWQEIFQLPRIKRKRIGEGFEELVGSGSGAQRFQHILHLASSSGEYEKVSQGLYDNYLSMRVRDPNLQSVCEALDWLSFSDRLNQVIMHGQNFTLMKYLPFLAITFHFLFAHTHVPRISYPHSHHEATSRLVSSRNALSTMLVDIPASIRTRISQLSLTLDILTLLLDIICPKLRPVNPQLFSSREKEQMRELINTMLAYNLSYRQDRTPEGQYTYVLEPRVEDVVKFAGLPPRRQLTYQAKQTISREMEQEKMRRAEQLMLQRNPAVKAEEKKSSGPKPTRNHQQRLENIVKQTTVETRPEVDFFGRAVAPKPQTPQPSSETGEKCAVQAMGTAVGNSDVWFRFNEGMSNAVRRNVYIRELL